AAACATCAAGAAGCTAGAATCTAGAAGTGAGAAGCAATATTTTTACAGGCGAGATTTTTCTAGCTTCTAGCCTCTCGCTTCTAGCTTCTGTTTTTCCCAGTCACGGTTGTTGCGGGGATGACAAGCGGATAGTTTTTAGAGGCGCCCTGAATTTGCTGATTTTTCAGAGGTTACTTAGTATATTTTCAAACGATTCCGTCTGTGCTAACTATATCCCATGAGACGAGGACAATCACCTAAACTAATTGTAATTATTGTGTTTTTTTCTTCCCTCCTCCTGCTTTCGGGGTGCAAGGGTAAGATGGAACCGTCGGTCGGCACTTCCCCCCGCAAAGGAGGGGGACCTGCCGCAGAGGCAAAACAGCGCATAGATCCGCCAGTCCTGGAAGGAAGCGCTCGCGTAGCTAGGCTCGCCCGCGAAAAGATGGGCAAGGAATCGACAGTCGCGGAAAAAGCGGAGCAGGCCAAGAAGCAAAAGGAGAGCGTCGAAGAAAAAGAAAGTGCTCCCCTCGGTCCCCGCACCCCGGAGCTCCCCCCCGTCGAGCAAAAGGAAAAGGCGGCTGCGCTTTCCGACACCCCGGCCCTGAGCTCTCTTTCGGCCAGCGGGATAACTCCCCCGACGGATCAACCGCCCGTGGAGCCACATCAGGTTCCCTTTCAGCCCAAGCTCGTCACTGCAAAGACGAACATAGTCCTGATACTCGACGCATCCGGGAGCATGTCCGCCCCATTCGCTGCAAGCAGCAGCACCAAGTACGAGGTATTGCGCAAGGCGGTGGGCGAAGTGATGTTCGAGTTCATTCAGCAGCAGAAAGACTTTCCGAGAAATATCGCCATCAGGGTTTTCGGGTCCGAGAGCCCTGCCGACCTTGGGGATTGCAACGACACCAAGCTACTTCTCCCCATGGGTGAGCCTGTCCTTGAGGCCATAGAAAAAACCTTATCAGCGATCGAGCCCAAAGGGATGAGCCCCCTTTCGGTAGCGCTTGAAAAATCCCTTTCGGATTTCCCTGCCGTGAAGGAGGAGGACCGCGTGATTGTCCTCCTCTCCGACGGCGGCGATAACTGCGGAGCCGATGCCTGCGCGGCCGCCAAAAAGATCGACACCTCGGCTCAGGGGTACATCATAAACACGGTGGCATTCGACATAGCCCAGCAGGATCGTGAACAGCTGGAATGCATAGCACAATCCGGCGGCGGAAAATTCTTTCTCGCAAGAAACGAAAGCGAGCTGCGAAGCGCCCTTTCCGATGCGGTGAACTCCACAGTTCCTTACAACCTGAAACTCTCAGCCAAGGCCGGTGCCACACCTATTCCATTTCGCCTCAAGGTCTTCCGCGCCGGAACGCAGAGCGTCGTCAAGCAGGACGAGAGCATGGGCACGAAGCTCTTGAACCTCCCGGCGGGAACCTACGATCTGCTGATCGAATACTACGCCTCACCTGAGATGAGCAAGCCTTCCAAGATGCTCAAGGGGGTAGAAATAATCGAGACCACGAAGGTTGAACAGACGGTCAACTTCGATCTGGGGCAGGCGAATTTTCTGGCGCTCGATAACGATGGTCGCCCGGTCGCTGCAAAACTCGAAATCATTCCGCTGGGCCCGGACGGCCCTTCAGGTCCTCCGGCCATACTGGATATCGAGGCGCAGTCCACCCCTGTCTTTTTAACCCCTCAGAGTTACGACATAATGGCGAACCTCGCTGAAGTCACCCCGGAGGGATTTTCCATAAACGAAAAAAATGTCGCGGTAACTCTCGGTGAATCGAAGGATGTGACATTCCGATTTCAGAAGGGATCGTTGCTGCTGACAGGAGTCACGACGCAGGAAGAAAAAATTTCATTCGTCTATCAGGTTTATAAAGCCGGTCGCCCGGACCTCCCGATAGCAAACGGCGCGTTCGACAGCTCAGGCGGCACGGTACTGCTCCCTCCAGGCACTTATGAGATAATCGCGATCGGAACCGACCCTAAGATGGCAGCAAGCCCCAGGACTCGCATCAAGGAACTCGAAATAAAATCGGCCGAAGTAAAAGAGCTTCCAATCAGATTCGAAATGGGAACCCTGAAAATTTCGGCCGTGGACGGCAAAGACAACAAGATCCCCGCCGAGTTCACTATACGCGAAAAGGAAGATTCCACTGCCATTGCAAAGGCCAGGTCCGAATCGGGTGACCCCGTCATGCTCTCGCTTCCTCCCGGAACTTACGACATAGTAGCGGTGAGCCTGAAATCGGAACTTGAACCGAGGCCATCCGTTCCCGTTCAAAACGTGGAGGTAGCCGCAACGAAGCCTACCGAACAGGTGATCAAATTCATACTCGGAACGCTCAAGTTGCGGGGGAGAAACGCAAAAGAAATTCCGATCAAAACACAGTTCACGATCTACCGGGCAGCCTCCGATGAAGT
Above is a window of Myxococcales bacterium DNA encoding:
- a CDS encoding VWA domain-containing protein yields the protein MFFSSLLLLSGCKGKMEPSVGTSPRKGGGPAAEAKQRIDPPVLEGSARVARLAREKMGKESTVAEKAEQAKKQKESVEEKESAPLGPRTPELPPVEQKEKAAALSDTPALSSLSASGITPPTDQPPVEPHQVPFQPKLVTAKTNIVLILDASGSMSAPFAASSSTKYEVLRKAVGEVMFEFIQQQKDFPRNIAIRVFGSESPADLGDCNDTKLLLPMGEPVLEAIEKTLSAIEPKGMSPLSVALEKSLSDFPAVKEEDRVIVLLSDGGDNCGADACAAAKKIDTSAQGYIINTVAFDIAQQDREQLECIAQSGGGKFFLARNESELRSALSDAVNSTVPYNLKLSAKAGATPIPFRLKVFRAGTQSVVKQDESMGTKLLNLPAGTYDLLIEYYASPEMSKPSKMLKGVEIIETTKVEQTVNFDLGQANFLALDNDGRPVAAKLEIIPLGPDGPSGPPAILDIEAQSTPVFLTPQSYDIMANLAEVTPEGFSINEKNVAVTLGESKDVTFRFQKGSLLLTGVTTQEEKISFVYQVYKAGRPDLPIANGAFDSSGGTVLLPPGTYEIIAIGTDPKMAASPRTRIKELEIKSAEVKELPIRFEMGTLKISAVDGKDNKIPAEFTIREKEDSTAIAKARSESGDPVMLSLPPGTYDIVAVSLKSELEPRPSVPVQNVEVAATKPTEQVIKFILGTLKLRGRNAKEIPIKTQFTIYRAASDEVVSNAPPTSDWVVFDLAPGVYDALAIDIASATGTKPMIWLRDLKVEDGKSSSHEAIYTTGKLKIIGRGPNNKIITCKFKVFEYGADREIISGVTGDDWEIFEIDPGKYYLEASYKDEDLSVVLKKWINIDIGDNEVVEQILRF